GGGACAAGGCTTTTTCCGAATCAGAAAATAAGCTTGCCCAACTTGCGCAGAAAGTTCGTACTGATATTAAGGCAGGACGCATCAAAAAAATGGGCATTGACGAGTTGTGAACTCATATCTAACAGAGGATTTTCTTGCGTGTTTTCGACAATTACCCGAGGATGTAAAAGAAAAAGCACGTAGGAACTATCGATTTTGGCGACAAAATCCTAACCACCCAAGTTTGCAATTCAAAAAGGTACATACCAGAGAGCCGATTTACTCAGTTCGAGTTGGAATTGGTTGGCGTGTTTTGGGCTTGCGAGAAGATGAAACATTCTATTGGTTCTGGATTGGCACTCATGCCGAATATGAGAGATTGCTGCGTCAATTTTGATCGTGATGCTCACAATGCCTATATGGGAGCGAGAACAGAGATTCGGATGCGGGTGTGTCCACCCCGACATTGACCCCGCTCGGATAAGACCAACACGATAAACCGACATCCACAGTAGCTACCGCCAGAGAAGAAAACAAAGCCCCAGACAGAACCATCATTTGACTTTCACGTCGCGCCCTGGAAACCGGACACAGTTTTTAGAGCATGATCCCCCCGCCTATAACTTCCGAGAAACCGAGCGTGGCACAGAATACAAACGCGACCCCGACTTCCCGATTACTATTAGGGGGCTTGTGTATCTTACTTGCAGCCCGCAGTCTAAACAACTCTCGTGGCGGATGGTAGAAAACGAAACAAAAACGGGGATTATTAAACGTGATAAGTCAGTTACGTTTCGCGAGGTTGCCTGCTTTGAATCGTGCGATTCCGCCGCGGTCAGCGAGTTCGGCGTTAGCGTAGTGTGCCGGCATGAGACTTGTCACGTTTTTGCTTATGCTGCTATAATAACAGGAAGGATGTTTCGGGTTTTCAAAAAACGTGGATAAAGGGAGCGGGGTATGAACAACGAATTTATCTCAATTATGACAGAGCGAATTGTACAAGGCTTTGATCCGTTACAGATTATCCTCTTCGGCTCACAGGCACGTGGGGACGCAGATCCGAAAAGTGACATAGATCTGCTCGTCGTTTTTGCTGAACTTCGGGATAAACGAAAAACCGCTCTTGATATTATGCGTGCCCTGTCCGACTTACCTGCGGCAAAGGATATTCTTGTCTCAACGCCTGAAGAACTCGAACGCCACCGGACTCGGATTGGATCGGTCCTGCGTTATGCGCAACGCGAGGGGAAAGTCCTCTATGCAAGCAATTGATCGACTCGCAGACACCTCCCGCTGGCTGCGTTATGCCGAAGAGGACTTGAGAACTGCTGAAACCCTTCTCAGGCAACCCGATGTACCGCCTCGCCAAGCCTGTTGGTGCGCTCAACAATCCGCTGAAAAGACACTGAAGGCAGTACTCATCTTCTTAGAGATTGATTTCCCGAGAACGCATGACTTAGATGCGTTGCGAAACTTGGCACCTGAGAGTTGGCAACTCAAAGCCACGCATCCAGACTTAGCACCCCTAACAAGATGGGCAGTCGATGCCCGGGTGAAATGCCCGAAGCTACGAACATAGACGCATCCGAGGCTGTTGAGCAGGCACGTGCTGTTTGGACATCCGTATCTACTGCGCTCTCAGAACACGGTTATCACGTAGGGCAAGATTTCTGATCACATTCGTTGCAAGCGAGTCTGCCCGGTAAGTTCGCTTTTCACCGCTTACCATCTTTAAACCGTGCGATTGCTCCCTTTTCGGCAAACTGCGCTCTCGCATAATGAGCAGGCATACCCGGGTCTTTCCACCGACCCGCCACTTGAATATCCACCAGGGACGCTCCTGATTTTGCAAGAGAGACTGTCGTTCCAATCCGTAGGGAGTGTCCCGACACCTTCTCCGTCAGCCCCACCCTCGCAGCACAGGACTTAATAATCCGTCTCACACCGTCGTCCGTCAAGTGAGACAGCTCACCCGTCTGTTTGTCGCGATAGACGTTGTCACCGCGGGCAGTCATTCTCCGAAAGAGATAGCCTTCCGTAAGCCCCGACCGTTGTAACCATTCAGTGACTATTTTACGGGTATCCTCACACAGATACAGGTGTTCCCCTGAACCCTCTGGGTCGGTCTTAGAGAACCGAAGCCGGAGTGTGTTATCCTCAAGGTCAGAGATACGGAGCTCCGTCACTTCGGAGATACGCAATAGCCCGTCCGACATGACCCGCAGAATAGCAGAATTGCGGAGTCCGCGGAGCGTGCCGTCTGCCTCCTGAACCGCACATATCCTTTCAACTTCTTTCCATATGAGGCATTATATCTCGTGCGCGACATCGTGTTAGAAAGGTAGAAAAATAGGAGGGAACATTCAATCAGATTATATGGACGGAATTTTTAATTGCTTACAAATTTGCTTGGCAAGTACATTTTTAATCTCGGTGTGTCTGGGCACTGTGGCGTGAGTGCCTAACTTTGGATGCCACCATCGCGAATGTTTACGACCTTCTTTATAAAGCTCACAGCCATGGTCTTCAAGATGCTTAAGCAGTTGCCTGCGTTTCATACATCAATTCTTACTTCCTCAAACCCGCTTTCAGTTTGGTCCGACGCTCCCGGCGCGCCGAATTCCAAAATATCAGAAGTCTTTACCGCTTCAGATTCACTTTCCGTTCGGCGAGACACTTCAAGCGTTTCATCTTCTAAGATTTCGCGAAGCGTGATTTGCAACGTATCTAATAATTCACTTTTCGTTCGTTCTTGACAGGTAACACCTGGAACTTCCAATATCCACCCAATCCACCATCCCTCACTCTCTCGGATGAGAGCCGTATAGGTTTGTGCTATCTCTGCAGGACTGGATTCTGTCTTGAGCCACTCCTGAAGAAATAGAAGGTCTGATTCATAAGAGTCGGCGTCTCGACTACGTTTCCTGATAATCAATGGATCTTCCTTCACCATATCAAGATGCCGTGTGACAAAAATGACCGGCACGCTGATAGACAAATCGTGCAGCCGACGAACGATTGTATTTCCACCTTCATGATCATTGTCCGACTTCATGTCAAGAATCGCACCACTGTAGGAATTATCTATTTTTTCCAATGCGCTCAACGGATCTGTTACGATGTCAGTTTCAACAGTCAGATTGTATTTTTTATTGAAAGTATCTACAGTGTCTATAAAGTCCCGTTGTTGCTCTTCTGCGTCTTCGACAAGCAAAATTTTCATCGTATTCATTTTTCACCCTCCGTTTGTTTTAGGCTGAAGTGTGATGTCATGTATTGCTGATCGGTTGCTATCTTCCAGTACAGGCGTTCCGTAACACACCACGTTTTAATTCCATTCTCAAAGCCTATAATACCTAATACAGTCTACCTTAAACCTACAGAAATGTCAAGTTATGATCGACTTAATTTTACGCATGCTGCAGCACCGCAACCTCGTAAACTTGAAACATGGCAGGACTGCAATCTTACAGTCCCCAGTGCTCAGTTTTCGCTCTAATACGCGATAGCATTCCCAAGACATCTGTAGTAATGGGTATGTATAACTCGAATTCTATAACGCTATTATAGAAAACTGGATACGGCGTTTTTTCTCGTTTTGAATACAATGAGGAAGGCAGGTTCCTAATTCTGTTTGCACGTTTTATCGATCGTATTCTACATGTTAGAAAATTCTATAATAAAAATATATTATTTATTTTTTATTTCCTATATTGTATATTTACCTCATCCAGAGACGTGGATGCTGTATCAAATCGCAGAATCTGAGGATGCGACACTACGCAATAGCAAGAAGCTTGCCAGTAGGATTCGAGACGCAACGATCCGCGGTGCCTTGATAGGGATACAGACGCTCTCCTGGCGGTAACAGAAAAATAGCATCCAGCGCGGTGCCCTAAATCATGGAAAGGTGTATGTATATGAGATTCTTAGTCGTAATTATCTTGAGTGGGGCATTAGGCATGTTTCATTCTCAAATCGTAGAGGCTGCAGAGATAACGGTTGTTGACAATAATGTCTTCGTGGAAACCGATACCTATGAAGTCCATTTTATGGACGGCGTTATCAACCATCTTTCTAATAAATTAACGGGAGAAACTTATACGCTCCGTCTAGGTGTTGGTGATGTGCCTACAGGTATCAGTGGACGCAGTGGATTATTAAGAAGAAGCGGCGGATCTGTCTGGACAGACCAGACAACGCTAACAGAGGCAAGAAAAGTCGCACCCCTCAGAGCAAGACTTGTGTTTATGCAGGGACAAAACGAGATTCGTCTGTTTATAACGGTCAATGAGAGGACGGGTGATCTATTAATTGAACAACGGGGTATTTCGGATACAGCAGGGGTCTACGGTATTCAGTGGGGGTGTGGAAATCTGGATGTCAGGGGCCTGGACCTTATTCTTCCAGCAGAAGGGGGACAAGTCTTTGATGTTACGACTCCAATTACCTCAAGAAGATTCAAATATCCGGGTAGTTGTTGTGGGGGCTGGGAAGCACAACTCGCAATCATTCAAGGACAACGGGGCGGATTTTTCGTTCGTGGTGCAGATGCAACCTTTCAGTTTAAAGCACTCCATTATGAAAAGGATGCCGAAAGTTTCGCGCTCGGTTTTGAGACGCAAAACCAAGCACCTTTTGATGCCCTTACCTCTGCAGAATCTGTTATATGGAGATTATAGTGTCCATTAGAATTAAAAAGACATTTTTTGTATTTTGTAATAGAATGTGTCTATTATGGCATATTCAACAGAT
The genomic region above belongs to Candidatus Poribacteria bacterium and contains:
- a CDS encoding nucleotidyltransferase domain-containing protein, with the protein product MNNEFISIMTERIVQGFDPLQIILFGSQARGDADPKSDIDLLVVFAELRDKRKTALDIMRALSDLPAAKDILVSTPEELERHRTRIGSVLRYAQREGKVLYASN
- a CDS encoding HEPN domain-containing protein, with product MQAIDRLADTSRWLRYAEEDLRTAETLLRQPDVPPRQACWCAQQSAEKTLKAVLIFLEIDFPRTHDLDALRNLAPESWQLKATHPDLAPLTRWAVDARVKCPKLRT
- a CDS encoding tyrosine-type recombinase/integrase; this encodes MWKEVERICAVQEADGTLRGLRNSAILRVMSDGLLRISEVTELRISDLEDNTLRLRFSKTDPEGSGEHLYLCEDTRKIVTEWLQRSGLTEGYLFRRMTARGDNVYRDKQTGELSHLTDDGVRRIIKSCAARVGLTEKVSGHSLRIGTTVSLAKSGASLVDIQVAGRWKDPGMPAHYARAQFAEKGAIARFKDGKR
- a CDS encoding type II toxin-antitoxin system HicA family toxin; translated protein: MKRRQLLKHLEDHGCELYKEGRKHSRWWHPKLGTHATVPRHTEIKNVLAKQICKQLKIPSI
- a CDS encoding response regulator transcription factor, translating into MNTMKILLVEDAEEQQRDFIDTVDTFNKKYNLTVETDIVTDPLSALEKIDNSYSGAILDMKSDNDHEGGNTIVRRLHDLSISVPVIFVTRHLDMVKEDPLIIRKRSRDADSYESDLLFLQEWLKTESSPAEIAQTYTALIRESEGWWIGWILEVPGVTCQERTKSELLDTLQITLREILEDETLEVSRRTESESEAVKTSDILEFGAPGASDQTESGFEEVRIDV